The following are encoded together in the Vigna angularis cultivar LongXiaoDou No.4 chromosome 9, ASM1680809v1, whole genome shotgun sequence genome:
- the LOC108346202 gene encoding dihydrolipoyllysine-residue acetyltransferase component 2 of pyruvate dehydrogenase complex, mitochondrial isoform X6 has translation MLRSCCTTSARSWRVGFPAMLNPLSIATAMCGKLGSLSLQQEAVSLNRPPALLSFGTQKRNISIASIKRGSIIGSGFTGVISHSQVLSRRCYASASVTNTGEYISDLPPHQEIGMPSLSPTMTEGNIARWLKKEGDKVSPGEVLCEVETDKATVEMESMEEGYLAKIVRGDGEKEIKVGEVIAITVEDEGDIAKFKDYKASASESSAPPAEETSAPSPPKEVAEESAREPGAKVSKPSALTPSRDRVFASPLARKLAEEKNVPLSSIKGTGHEGLIVKADIEDFLASDAASSQVSAPSKAKGTMDAALDYIDIPVSQIRKVTASRLLLSKQTIPHYYLTVDACVDKLMSLRSKLNSLQEASGGSRISVNDLVIKAASLALRKVPQCNSSWTNDYIRQYNNVNINVAVQTDNGLFVPVIRDADKKGLSTIGEEVKQLAKKAKENSLKPQDYEGGTFTVSNLGGPFGVKQFCAIINPPQSGILAVGSAERRVIPGSGAEDFKFGSFMSVTLSCDHRVIDGAIGAEWLKAFKGYIENPESMLL, from the exons ATGCTTCGAAGTTGCTGCACAACGAGCGCGCGCTCTTGGCGCGTTGGTTTTCCGGCGATGCTCAATCCTCTCTCAATAGCAACCGCG ATGTGTGGAAAACTCGGCTCCCTGAGTCTTCAACAAGAAGCAGTGTCTTTGAACCGGCCGCCGGCTTTACT TTCATTTGGTACGCAGAAGAGAAACATCTCCATTGCTAGCATTAAAAGGGGTTCCATTATCGGGTCTGGGTTCACTGGAGTGATTTCGCA TTCACAGGTGTTGTCAAGGAGATGCTATGCGTCAGCCTCAG TCACCAACACTGGTGAATATATTTCAGATCTACCCCCCCACCAGGAAATTGGAATGCCTTCTCTCTCACCTACAATGACAGAG GGTAACATTGCAAGATGGTTGAAGAAAGAAGGTGATAAAGTTTCTCCTGGTGAAGTGCTCTGTGAAGTTGAAACT GATAAAGCTACTGTTGAAATGGAAAGTATGGAAGAAGGTTATCTGGCCAAGATAGTTCGTGGAGAtggggaaaaagaaattaaagttgGTGAG GTAATCGCCATAACTGTTGAAGATGAGGGAGATATTGCCAAGTTTAAAGATTACAAAGCTTCAGCGTCTGAATCAAGTGCACCTCCTGCCGAAGAAACATCTGCACCATCCCCACCAAAGGAGGTGGCAGAGGAGTCTGCTCGAGAACCTGGGGCAAAGGTTTCCAAACCTAGTGCGCTAACTCCATCTAGAGATCGTGTATTTGCTAGTCCTCTTGCTAGAAAGTTGGCTGAAGAGAAAAAT GTACCTCTCTCTAGCATTAAAGGAACAGGACATGAAGGACTCATTGTGAAGGCTGATATTGAAGATTTCTTGG CTTCTGATGCAGCTTCTAGTCAAGTTTCCGCACCCTCAAAGGCCAAGGGCACAATGGATGCAGCTCTGGATTATATCGACATTCCTGTCTCTCAGATACGGAAG GTCACAGCTTCACGGCTATTATTATCAAAGCAAACTATTCCTCATTACTATTTAACAGTGGATGCATGTGTTGATAAACTCATGAG TCTGCGGAGCAAACTCAATTCATTGCAAGAAGCCTCTGGTGGCTCCCGCATATCAGTTAATGACCTTGTAATCAAG GCTGCTTCATTGGCTCTCCGCAAAGTTCCTCAATGTAACAGTTCATGGACAAATGATTATATTCGCCA gtATAATAATGTGAATATTAATGTAGCAGTGCAGACTGATAATGGGCTCTTTGTTCCAGTTATCAGG GATGCAGACAAGAAAGGCCTCTCTACAATAGGGGAGGAGGTCAAACAATTGGCAAAGAAAGCCAAAGAAAACAGCTTGAAACCCCAAGATTATGAG GGAGGTACATTTACAGTGTCTAACCTGGGAGGGCCATTTGGTGTCAAACAATTCTGCGCAATCATCAATCCTCCTCAGTCGGGCATTCTTGCAGTTGGATCTG CTGAGAGGAGAGTCATTCCGGGATCAGGTGCCGAAGACTTCAAATTTGGTTCTTTCATGTCTGTGACCCTCAGCTGTGATCATCGTGTTATAGATG GTGCAATTGGTGCCGAATGGTTAAAAGCATTCAAAGGCTATATTGAAAATCCAGAATCCATGTTGTTGTAA
- the LOC108346202 gene encoding dihydrolipoyllysine-residue acetyltransferase component 2 of pyruvate dehydrogenase complex, mitochondrial isoform X4 encodes MLRSCCTTSARSWRVGFPAMLNPLSIATAMCGKLGSLSLQQEAVSLNRPPALLSFGTQKRNISIASIKRGSIIGSGFTGVISQSSQVLSRRCYASASVTNTGEYISDLPPHQEIGMPSLSPTMTEGNIARWLKKEGDKVSPGEVLCEVETDKATVEMESMEEGYLAKIVRGDGEKEIKVGEVIAITVEDEGDIAKFKDYKASASESSAPPAEETSAPSPPKEVAEESAREPGAKVSKPSALTPSRDRVFASPLARKLAEEKNVPLSSIKGTGHEGLIVKADIEDFLASDAASSQVSAPSKAKGTMDAALDYIDIPVSQIRKVTASRLLLSKQTIPHYYLTVDACVDKLMSLRSKLNSLQEASGGSRISVNDLVIKAASLALRKVPQCNSSWTNDYIRQYNNVNINVAVQTDNGLFVPVIRDADKKGLSTIGEEVKQLAKKAKENSLKPQDYEGGTFTVSNLGGPFGVKQFCAIINPPQSGILAVGSAERRVIPGSGAEDFKFGSFMSVTLSCDHRVIDGAIGAEWLKAFKGYIENPESMLL; translated from the exons ATGCTTCGAAGTTGCTGCACAACGAGCGCGCGCTCTTGGCGCGTTGGTTTTCCGGCGATGCTCAATCCTCTCTCAATAGCAACCGCG ATGTGTGGAAAACTCGGCTCCCTGAGTCTTCAACAAGAAGCAGTGTCTTTGAACCGGCCGCCGGCTTTACT TTCATTTGGTACGCAGAAGAGAAACATCTCCATTGCTAGCATTAAAAGGGGTTCCATTATCGGGTCTGGGTTCACTGGAGTGATTTCGCA AAGTTCACAGGTGTTGTCAAGGAGATGCTATGCGTCAGCCTCAG TCACCAACACTGGTGAATATATTTCAGATCTACCCCCCCACCAGGAAATTGGAATGCCTTCTCTCTCACCTACAATGACAGAG GGTAACATTGCAAGATGGTTGAAGAAAGAAGGTGATAAAGTTTCTCCTGGTGAAGTGCTCTGTGAAGTTGAAACT GATAAAGCTACTGTTGAAATGGAAAGTATGGAAGAAGGTTATCTGGCCAAGATAGTTCGTGGAGAtggggaaaaagaaattaaagttgGTGAG GTAATCGCCATAACTGTTGAAGATGAGGGAGATATTGCCAAGTTTAAAGATTACAAAGCTTCAGCGTCTGAATCAAGTGCACCTCCTGCCGAAGAAACATCTGCACCATCCCCACCAAAGGAGGTGGCAGAGGAGTCTGCTCGAGAACCTGGGGCAAAGGTTTCCAAACCTAGTGCGCTAACTCCATCTAGAGATCGTGTATTTGCTAGTCCTCTTGCTAGAAAGTTGGCTGAAGAGAAAAAT GTACCTCTCTCTAGCATTAAAGGAACAGGACATGAAGGACTCATTGTGAAGGCTGATATTGAAGATTTCTTGG CTTCTGATGCAGCTTCTAGTCAAGTTTCCGCACCCTCAAAGGCCAAGGGCACAATGGATGCAGCTCTGGATTATATCGACATTCCTGTCTCTCAGATACGGAAG GTCACAGCTTCACGGCTATTATTATCAAAGCAAACTATTCCTCATTACTATTTAACAGTGGATGCATGTGTTGATAAACTCATGAG TCTGCGGAGCAAACTCAATTCATTGCAAGAAGCCTCTGGTGGCTCCCGCATATCAGTTAATGACCTTGTAATCAAG GCTGCTTCATTGGCTCTCCGCAAAGTTCCTCAATGTAACAGTTCATGGACAAATGATTATATTCGCCA gtATAATAATGTGAATATTAATGTAGCAGTGCAGACTGATAATGGGCTCTTTGTTCCAGTTATCAGG GATGCAGACAAGAAAGGCCTCTCTACAATAGGGGAGGAGGTCAAACAATTGGCAAAGAAAGCCAAAGAAAACAGCTTGAAACCCCAAGATTATGAG GGAGGTACATTTACAGTGTCTAACCTGGGAGGGCCATTTGGTGTCAAACAATTCTGCGCAATCATCAATCCTCCTCAGTCGGGCATTCTTGCAGTTGGATCTG CTGAGAGGAGAGTCATTCCGGGATCAGGTGCCGAAGACTTCAAATTTGGTTCTTTCATGTCTGTGACCCTCAGCTGTGATCATCGTGTTATAGATG GTGCAATTGGTGCCGAATGGTTAAAAGCATTCAAAGGCTATATTGAAAATCCAGAATCCATGTTGTTGTAA
- the LOC108346202 gene encoding dihydrolipoyllysine-residue acetyltransferase component 2 of pyruvate dehydrogenase complex, mitochondrial isoform X9: MLRSCCTTSARSWRVGFPAMLNPLSIATAMCGKLGSLSLQQEAVSLNRPPALLSFGTQKRNISIASIKRGSIIGSGFTGVISQSSQVLSRRCYASASDLPPHQEIGMPSLSPTMTEGNIARWLKKEGDKVSPGEVLCEVETDKATVEMESMEEGYLAKIVRGDGEKEIKVGEVIAITVEDEGDIAKFKDYKASASESSAPPAEETSAPSPPKEVAEESAREPGAKVSKPSALTPSRDRVFASPLARKLAEEKNVPLSSIKGTGHEGLIVKADIEDFLASDAASSQVSAPSKAKGTMDAALDYIDIPVSQIRKVTASRLLLSKQTIPHYYLTVDACVDKLMSLRSKLNSLQEASGGSRISVNDLVIKAASLALRKVPQCNSSWTNDYIRQYNNVNINVAVQTDNGLFVPVIRDADKKGLSTIGEEVKQLAKKAKENSLKPQDYEGGTFTVSNLGGPFGVKQFCAIINPPQSGILAVGSAERRVIPGSGAEDFKFGSFMSVTLSCDHRVIDGAIGAEWLKAFKGYIENPESMLL, from the exons ATGCTTCGAAGTTGCTGCACAACGAGCGCGCGCTCTTGGCGCGTTGGTTTTCCGGCGATGCTCAATCCTCTCTCAATAGCAACCGCG ATGTGTGGAAAACTCGGCTCCCTGAGTCTTCAACAAGAAGCAGTGTCTTTGAACCGGCCGCCGGCTTTACT TTCATTTGGTACGCAGAAGAGAAACATCTCCATTGCTAGCATTAAAAGGGGTTCCATTATCGGGTCTGGGTTCACTGGAGTGATTTCGCA AAGTTCACAGGTGTTGTCAAGGAGATGCTATGCGTCAGCCTCAG ATCTACCCCCCCACCAGGAAATTGGAATGCCTTCTCTCTCACCTACAATGACAGAG GGTAACATTGCAAGATGGTTGAAGAAAGAAGGTGATAAAGTTTCTCCTGGTGAAGTGCTCTGTGAAGTTGAAACT GATAAAGCTACTGTTGAAATGGAAAGTATGGAAGAAGGTTATCTGGCCAAGATAGTTCGTGGAGAtggggaaaaagaaattaaagttgGTGAG GTAATCGCCATAACTGTTGAAGATGAGGGAGATATTGCCAAGTTTAAAGATTACAAAGCTTCAGCGTCTGAATCAAGTGCACCTCCTGCCGAAGAAACATCTGCACCATCCCCACCAAAGGAGGTGGCAGAGGAGTCTGCTCGAGAACCTGGGGCAAAGGTTTCCAAACCTAGTGCGCTAACTCCATCTAGAGATCGTGTATTTGCTAGTCCTCTTGCTAGAAAGTTGGCTGAAGAGAAAAAT GTACCTCTCTCTAGCATTAAAGGAACAGGACATGAAGGACTCATTGTGAAGGCTGATATTGAAGATTTCTTGG CTTCTGATGCAGCTTCTAGTCAAGTTTCCGCACCCTCAAAGGCCAAGGGCACAATGGATGCAGCTCTGGATTATATCGACATTCCTGTCTCTCAGATACGGAAG GTCACAGCTTCACGGCTATTATTATCAAAGCAAACTATTCCTCATTACTATTTAACAGTGGATGCATGTGTTGATAAACTCATGAG TCTGCGGAGCAAACTCAATTCATTGCAAGAAGCCTCTGGTGGCTCCCGCATATCAGTTAATGACCTTGTAATCAAG GCTGCTTCATTGGCTCTCCGCAAAGTTCCTCAATGTAACAGTTCATGGACAAATGATTATATTCGCCA gtATAATAATGTGAATATTAATGTAGCAGTGCAGACTGATAATGGGCTCTTTGTTCCAGTTATCAGG GATGCAGACAAGAAAGGCCTCTCTACAATAGGGGAGGAGGTCAAACAATTGGCAAAGAAAGCCAAAGAAAACAGCTTGAAACCCCAAGATTATGAG GGAGGTACATTTACAGTGTCTAACCTGGGAGGGCCATTTGGTGTCAAACAATTCTGCGCAATCATCAATCCTCCTCAGTCGGGCATTCTTGCAGTTGGATCTG CTGAGAGGAGAGTCATTCCGGGATCAGGTGCCGAAGACTTCAAATTTGGTTCTTTCATGTCTGTGACCCTCAGCTGTGATCATCGTGTTATAGATG GTGCAATTGGTGCCGAATGGTTAAAAGCATTCAAAGGCTATATTGAAAATCCAGAATCCATGTTGTTGTAA
- the LOC108346202 gene encoding dihydrolipoyllysine-residue acetyltransferase component 2 of pyruvate dehydrogenase complex, mitochondrial isoform X3 produces MASHLLSHSAKVRNASKLLHNERALLARWFSGDAQSSLNSNRDVWKTRLPESSTRSSVFEPAAGFTKRNISIASIKRGSIIGSGFTGVISQSSQVLSRRCYASASVTNTGEYISDLPPHQEIGMPSLSPTMTEGNIARWLKKEGDKVSPGEVLCEVETDKATVEMESMEEGYLAKIVRGDGEKEIKVGEVIAITVEDEGDIAKFKDYKASASESSAPPAEETSAPSPPKEVAEESAREPGAKVSKPSALTPSRDRVFASPLARKLAEEKNVPLSSIKGTGHEGLIVKADIEDFLASSQVSAPSKAKGTMDAALDYIDIPVSQIRKVTASRLLLSKQTIPHYYLTVDACVDKLMSLRSKLNSLQEASGGSRISVNDLVIKAASLALRKVPQCNSSWTNDYIRQYNNVNINVAVQTDNGLFVPVIRDADKKGLSTIGEEVKQLAKKAKENSLKPQDYEGGTFTVSNLGGPFGVKQFCAIINPPQSGILAVGSAERRVIPGSGAEDFKFGSFMSVTLSCDHRVIDGAIGAEWLKAFKGYIENPESMLL; encoded by the exons ATGGCATCGCATTTACTCAGTCACTCCGCCAAG GTGAGAAATGCTTCGAAGTTGCTGCACAACGAGCGCGCGCTCTTGGCGCGTTGGTTTTCCGGCGATGCTCAATCCTCTCTCAATAGCAACCGCG ATGTGTGGAAAACTCGGCTCCCTGAGTCTTCAACAAGAAGCAGTGTCTTTGAACCGGCCGCCGGCTTTACT AAGAGAAACATCTCCATTGCTAGCATTAAAAGGGGTTCCATTATCGGGTCTGGGTTCACTGGAGTGATTTCGCA AAGTTCACAGGTGTTGTCAAGGAGATGCTATGCGTCAGCCTCAG TCACCAACACTGGTGAATATATTTCAGATCTACCCCCCCACCAGGAAATTGGAATGCCTTCTCTCTCACCTACAATGACAGAG GGTAACATTGCAAGATGGTTGAAGAAAGAAGGTGATAAAGTTTCTCCTGGTGAAGTGCTCTGTGAAGTTGAAACT GATAAAGCTACTGTTGAAATGGAAAGTATGGAAGAAGGTTATCTGGCCAAGATAGTTCGTGGAGAtggggaaaaagaaattaaagttgGTGAG GTAATCGCCATAACTGTTGAAGATGAGGGAGATATTGCCAAGTTTAAAGATTACAAAGCTTCAGCGTCTGAATCAAGTGCACCTCCTGCCGAAGAAACATCTGCACCATCCCCACCAAAGGAGGTGGCAGAGGAGTCTGCTCGAGAACCTGGGGCAAAGGTTTCCAAACCTAGTGCGCTAACTCCATCTAGAGATCGTGTATTTGCTAGTCCTCTTGCTAGAAAGTTGGCTGAAGAGAAAAAT GTACCTCTCTCTAGCATTAAAGGAACAGGACATGAAGGACTCATTGTGAAGGCTGATATTGAAGATTTCTTGG CTTCTAGTCAAGTTTCCGCACCCTCAAAGGCCAAGGGCACAATGGATGCAGCTCTGGATTATATCGACATTCCTGTCTCTCAGATACGGAAG GTCACAGCTTCACGGCTATTATTATCAAAGCAAACTATTCCTCATTACTATTTAACAGTGGATGCATGTGTTGATAAACTCATGAG TCTGCGGAGCAAACTCAATTCATTGCAAGAAGCCTCTGGTGGCTCCCGCATATCAGTTAATGACCTTGTAATCAAG GCTGCTTCATTGGCTCTCCGCAAAGTTCCTCAATGTAACAGTTCATGGACAAATGATTATATTCGCCA gtATAATAATGTGAATATTAATGTAGCAGTGCAGACTGATAATGGGCTCTTTGTTCCAGTTATCAGG GATGCAGACAAGAAAGGCCTCTCTACAATAGGGGAGGAGGTCAAACAATTGGCAAAGAAAGCCAAAGAAAACAGCTTGAAACCCCAAGATTATGAG GGAGGTACATTTACAGTGTCTAACCTGGGAGGGCCATTTGGTGTCAAACAATTCTGCGCAATCATCAATCCTCCTCAGTCGGGCATTCTTGCAGTTGGATCTG CTGAGAGGAGAGTCATTCCGGGATCAGGTGCCGAAGACTTCAAATTTGGTTCTTTCATGTCTGTGACCCTCAGCTGTGATCATCGTGTTATAGATG GTGCAATTGGTGCCGAATGGTTAAAAGCATTCAAAGGCTATATTGAAAATCCAGAATCCATGTTGTTGTAA